A genomic stretch from Myxocyprinus asiaticus isolate MX2 ecotype Aquarium Trade chromosome 24, UBuf_Myxa_2, whole genome shotgun sequence includes:
- the LOC127414605 gene encoding torsin-1A-interacting protein 2-like isoform X2 — translation MAEIKVDSDRNKDALLTTVQSAEGSSDEEMHEHDSSLTVNERTQEPIDTPLKNCPHGDAPHSHTNTRTVDDGEKDSEQGEKKEDANTDSTAIGPSGDSLSSKEKKREDDTGLTKTGLTMADPTGDFLSSSKSKREHETNQDIKETPPDIKQHGDGSLSEPNSNNEVGRKTENEHEKKKQDTEKTEESPDRLPDSKQHSDILPSEPTTGTEEDKKKNSEHRENTGLTKTGLTMADPTGDFLSSSKSKREHETNQDIKETPPDIKQHGDGSLSEPNSNTEVGGKTKKQDTEKTEESPDRLPDSKQHSDILPSEPTTGTEEDKKKNSEHRESKEEPLKDTAASGLQEKQTQRTVPKNDKPLWIYATFGALLLSVVCAVLHQYNLDLTPPVQKEFDVVDVFNKEMEKVKSSFPNQRSELWRRSLIHLRRHLKSAHHTEPVSLILTSGYGAERTLGCLAQRLAKAFSTALNSSYQEINGKGTASQDSDQVKLEVDSELREAFEKNKKAAVIHRFEEFPPGSTLIFYRYCDHENAAYKNVFLAFTVMLDAELEVLADACLGKVEDMVHEQIKQRFISSDKSALFNQMDVDKLSGLWSRISHLILPVAAEEKIEQQGCAERLKGESL, via the exons ATGGCAGAGATAAAAGTCGACAGTG ACAGAAACAAGGATGCTCTTTTAACAACCGTTCAGAGTGCAGAAGGCAGTTCAGACGAGGAAATGCATGAACATGACTCCTCCCTTACAGTTAATG AGAGGACTCAAGAGCCTATTGACACCCCTCTAAAAAATTGCCCGCATGGGGATGCCcctcactctcacacaaacacaagaacAGTGGATGATGGAGAGAAGGACAGTGAACAGGGAGAGAAAAAAGAAG ATGCAAATACAGACTCTACAGCGATTGGGCCATCTGGTGATTCTTTGtcaagtaaagaaaaaaaaagagaggatg ATACAGGATTAACAAAGACAGGCTTGACAATGGCCGACCCAACTGGTGATTTCTTGTCAAGTAGCAAAAGTAAAAGAGAGCACG AAACAAATCAAGATATTAAAGAGACCCCTCCAGACATTAAACAGCATGGGGACGGCTCTCTTTCTGAGCCAAACTCAAATAATGAAGTGGGCAGAAAGACTGAAAATGAACATGAGAAGAAAAAACAAG ACACAGAGAAGACTGAAGAGAGTCCAGATAGACTGCCAGATTCCAAGCAGCACAGTGACATCCTTCCCTCTGAGCCAACCACTGGAACAGAAGAAGACAAAAAGAAGAACAGTGAACACAGAGAGA ATACAGGATTAACAAAGACAGGCTTGACAATGGCCGACCCAACTGGTGATTTCTTGTCAAGTAGCAAAAGTAAAAGAGAGCACG AAACAAATCAAGATATTAAAGAGACCCCTCCAGACATTAAACAGCATGGGGACGGCTCTCTTTCTGAGCCAAACTCAAATACAGAAGTGGGcggaaagacaaaaaaacaag ACACAGAGAAGACTGAAGAGAGTCCAGATAGACTGCCAGATTCCAAGCAGCACAGTGACATCCTTCCCTCTGAGCCAACCACTGGAACAGAAGAAGACAAAAAGAAGAACAGTGAACACAGAGAGAGTAAAGAAG agccACTAAAGGATACTGCCGCCTCTGGACTTcaagaaaaacaaacacagagaacTGTCCCAAAGAATGACA AACCCTTATGGATCTATGCTACCTTTGGGGCCCTTCTGCTATCTGTAGTTTGTGCTGTGTTACATCAGTACAATCTTGATTTAACTCCACCTGTACAAAAAGAGTTTGATGTGGTGGATGTGTTCAATAAGGAGATGGAAAAAGTCAAGTCTAGCTTTCCAAATCAGCGCTCAGAGCTCTGGAGAAGGAGTCTTATTCATCTCAGACGCCATCtaaagtctgcccaccacactgAGCCTGTCAGCCTGATTTTAACATCTGGTTATGGGGCTGAAAGGACACTTGGGTGCCTAGCTCAACGCTTGGCTAAAGCATTTTCCACTGCCCTTAACTCTTCATACCAGGAAATTAATGGAAAAGGCACAGCGTCACAAGACAGTGATCAGGTCAAGCTGGAAGTTGATAGTGAACTGAGAGAAGCCTTTGAGAAAAACAAGAAAGCTGCGGTTATCCACCGCTTTGAGGAGTTTCCTCCTGGATCCACTCTCATCTTTTACCGTTATTGTGACCATGAAAATGCAGCATATAAAAATGTCTTCCTGGCCTTTACTGTTATGCTTGATGCAGAACTGGAAGTCCTAGCCGATGCCTGCCTAGGAAAAGTGGAGGACATGGTACATGAGCAAATAAAACAGAGGTTTATCTCCTCGGACAAGTCAGCTCTGTTTAATCAAATGGATGTAGACAAACTGAGTGGGCTCTGGAGCAGAATCTCTCACCTTATTTTGCCAGTGGCTGCAGAAGAGAAAATTGAACAGCAGGGCTGTGCTGAGAGGCTCAAGGGTGAATCGTTATGA
- the LOC127414605 gene encoding torsin-1A-interacting protein 2-like isoform X4: protein MAEIKVDSDRNKDALLTTVQSAEGSSDEEMHEHDSSLTVNERTQEPIDTPLKNCPHGDAPHSHTNTRTVDDGEKDSEQGEKKEDANTDSTAIGPSGDSLSSKEKKREDDTGLTKTGLTMADPTGDFLSSSKSKREHETNQDIKETPPDIKQHGDGSLSEPNSNNEVGRKTENEHEKKKQDTEKTEESPDRLPDSKQHSDILPSEPTTGTEEDKKKNSEHRESKEEPLKDTAASGLQEKQTQRTVPKNDKPLWIYATFGALLLSVVCAVLHQYNLDLTPPVQKEFDVVDVFNKEMEKVKSSFPNQRSELWRRSLIHLRRHLKSAHHTEPVSLILTSGYGAERTLGCLAQRLAKAFSTALNSSYQEINGKGTASQDSDQVKLEVDSELREAFEKNKKAAVIHRFEEFPPGSTLIFYRYCDHENAAYKNVFLAFTVMLDAELEVLADACLGKVEDMVHEQIKQRFISSDKSALFNQMDVDKLSGLWSRISHLILPVAAEEKIEQQGCAERLKGESL from the exons ATGGCAGAGATAAAAGTCGACAGTG ACAGAAACAAGGATGCTCTTTTAACAACCGTTCAGAGTGCAGAAGGCAGTTCAGACGAGGAAATGCATGAACATGACTCCTCCCTTACAGTTAATG AGAGGACTCAAGAGCCTATTGACACCCCTCTAAAAAATTGCCCGCATGGGGATGCCcctcactctcacacaaacacaagaacAGTGGATGATGGAGAGAAGGACAGTGAACAGGGAGAGAAAAAAGAAG ATGCAAATACAGACTCTACAGCGATTGGGCCATCTGGTGATTCTTTGtcaagtaaagaaaaaaaaagagaggatg ATACAGGATTAACAAAGACAGGCTTGACAATGGCCGACCCAACTGGTGATTTCTTGTCAAGTAGCAAAAGTAAAAGAGAGCACG AAACAAATCAAGATATTAAAGAGACCCCTCCAGACATTAAACAGCATGGGGACGGCTCTCTTTCTGAGCCAAACTCAAATAATGAAGTGGGCAGAAAGACTGAAAATGAACATGAGAAGAAAAAACAAG ACACAGAGAAGACTGAAGAGAGTCCAGATAGACTGCCAGATTCCAAGCAGCACAGTGACATCCTTCCCTCTGAGCCAACCACTGGAACAGAAGAAGACAAAAAGAAGAACAGTGAACACAGAGAGAGTAAAGAAG agccACTAAAGGATACTGCCGCCTCTGGACTTcaagaaaaacaaacacagagaacTGTCCCAAAGAATGACA AACCCTTATGGATCTATGCTACCTTTGGGGCCCTTCTGCTATCTGTAGTTTGTGCTGTGTTACATCAGTACAATCTTGATTTAACTCCACCTGTACAAAAAGAGTTTGATGTGGTGGATGTGTTCAATAAGGAGATGGAAAAAGTCAAGTCTAGCTTTCCAAATCAGCGCTCAGAGCTCTGGAGAAGGAGTCTTATTCATCTCAGACGCCATCtaaagtctgcccaccacactgAGCCTGTCAGCCTGATTTTAACATCTGGTTATGGGGCTGAAAGGACACTTGGGTGCCTAGCTCAACGCTTGGCTAAAGCATTTTCCACTGCCCTTAACTCTTCATACCAGGAAATTAATGGAAAAGGCACAGCGTCACAAGACAGTGATCAGGTCAAGCTGGAAGTTGATAGTGAACTGAGAGAAGCCTTTGAGAAAAACAAGAAAGCTGCGGTTATCCACCGCTTTGAGGAGTTTCCTCCTGGATCCACTCTCATCTTTTACCGTTATTGTGACCATGAAAATGCAGCATATAAAAATGTCTTCCTGGCCTTTACTGTTATGCTTGATGCAGAACTGGAAGTCCTAGCCGATGCCTGCCTAGGAAAAGTGGAGGACATGGTACATGAGCAAATAAAACAGAGGTTTATCTCCTCGGACAAGTCAGCTCTGTTTAATCAAATGGATGTAGACAAACTGAGTGGGCTCTGGAGCAGAATCTCTCACCTTATTTTGCCAGTGGCTGCAGAAGAGAAAATTGAACAGCAGGGCTGTGCTGAGAGGCTCAAGGGTGAATCGTTATGA
- the LOC127414605 gene encoding torsin-1A-interacting protein 2-like isoform X9 — MADPTGDFLSSSKSKREHETNQDIKETPPDIKQHGDGSLSEPNSNNEVGRKTENEHEKKKQDTEKTEESPDRLPDSKQHSDILPSEPTTGTEEDKKKNSEHRESKEDTGLTKTGLTMADPTGDFLSSSKSKREHETNQDIKETPPDIKQHGDGSLSEPNSNTEVGGKTKKQDTEKTEESPDRLPDSKQHSDILPSEPTTGTEEDKKKNSEHRESKEEPLKDTAASGLQEKQTQRTVPKNDKPLWIYATFGALLLSVVCAVLHQYNLDLTPPVQKEFDVVDVFNKEMEKVKSSFPNQRSELWRRSLIHLRRHLKSAHHTEPVSLILTSGYGAERTLGCLAQRLAKAFSTALNSSYQEINGKGTASQDSDQVKLEVDSELREAFEKNKKAAVIHRFEEFPPGSTLIFYRYCDHENAAYKNVFLAFTVMLDAELEVLADACLGKVEDMVHEQIKQRFISSDKSALFNQMDVDKLSGLWSRISHLILPVAAEEKIEQQGCAERLKGESL; from the exons ATGGCCGACCCAACTGGTGATTTCTTGTCAAGTAGCAAAAGTAAAAGAGAGCACG AAACAAATCAAGATATTAAAGAGACCCCTCCAGACATTAAACAGCATGGGGACGGCTCTCTTTCTGAGCCAAACTCAAATAATGAAGTGGGCAGAAAGACTGAAAATGAACATGAGAAGAAAAAACAAG ACACAGAGAAGACTGAAGAGAGTCCAGATAGACTGCCAGATTCCAAGCAGCACAGTGACATCCTTCCCTCTGAGCCAACCACTGGAACAGAAGAAGACAAAAAGAAGAACAGTGAACACAGAGAGAGTAAAGAAG ATACAGGATTAACAAAGACAGGCTTGACAATGGCCGACCCAACTGGTGATTTCTTGTCAAGTAGCAAAAGTAAAAGAGAGCACG AAACAAATCAAGATATTAAAGAGACCCCTCCAGACATTAAACAGCATGGGGACGGCTCTCTTTCTGAGCCAAACTCAAATACAGAAGTGGGcggaaagacaaaaaaacaag ACACAGAGAAGACTGAAGAGAGTCCAGATAGACTGCCAGATTCCAAGCAGCACAGTGACATCCTTCCCTCTGAGCCAACCACTGGAACAGAAGAAGACAAAAAGAAGAACAGTGAACACAGAGAGAGTAAAGAAG agccACTAAAGGATACTGCCGCCTCTGGACTTcaagaaaaacaaacacagagaacTGTCCCAAAGAATGACA AACCCTTATGGATCTATGCTACCTTTGGGGCCCTTCTGCTATCTGTAGTTTGTGCTGTGTTACATCAGTACAATCTTGATTTAACTCCACCTGTACAAAAAGAGTTTGATGTGGTGGATGTGTTCAATAAGGAGATGGAAAAAGTCAAGTCTAGCTTTCCAAATCAGCGCTCAGAGCTCTGGAGAAGGAGTCTTATTCATCTCAGACGCCATCtaaagtctgcccaccacactgAGCCTGTCAGCCTGATTTTAACATCTGGTTATGGGGCTGAAAGGACACTTGGGTGCCTAGCTCAACGCTTGGCTAAAGCATTTTCCACTGCCCTTAACTCTTCATACCAGGAAATTAATGGAAAAGGCACAGCGTCACAAGACAGTGATCAGGTCAAGCTGGAAGTTGATAGTGAACTGAGAGAAGCCTTTGAGAAAAACAAGAAAGCTGCGGTTATCCACCGCTTTGAGGAGTTTCCTCCTGGATCCACTCTCATCTTTTACCGTTATTGTGACCATGAAAATGCAGCATATAAAAATGTCTTCCTGGCCTTTACTGTTATGCTTGATGCAGAACTGGAAGTCCTAGCCGATGCCTGCCTAGGAAAAGTGGAGGACATGGTACATGAGCAAATAAAACAGAGGTTTATCTCCTCGGACAAGTCAGCTCTGTTTAATCAAATGGATGTAGACAAACTGAGTGGGCTCTGGAGCAGAATCTCTCACCTTATTTTGCCAGTGGCTGCAGAAGAGAAAATTGAACAGCAGGGCTGTGCTGAGAGGCTCAAGGGTGAATCGTTATGA
- the LOC127414605 gene encoding torsin-1A-interacting protein 2-like isoform X8, with translation MAEIKVDSDRNKDALLTTVQSAEGSSDEEMHEHDSSLTVNERTQEPIDTPLKNCPHGDAPHSHTNTRTVDDGEKDSEQGEKKEDANTDSTAIGPSGDSLSSKEKKREDDTGLTKTGLTMADPTGDFLSSSKSKREHETNQDIKETPPDIKQHGDGSLSEPNSNTEVGGKTKKQDTEKTEESPDRLPDSKQHSDILPSEPTTGTEEDKKKNSEHRESKEEPLKDTAASGLQEKQTQRTVPKNDKPLWIYATFGALLLSVVCAVLHQYNLDLTPPVQKEFDVVDVFNKEMEKVKSSFPNQRSELWRRSLIHLRRHLKSAHHTEPVSLILTSGYGAERTLGCLAQRLAKAFSTALNSSYQEINGKGTASQDSDQVKLEVDSELREAFEKNKKAAVIHRFEEFPPGSTLIFYRYCDHENAAYKNVFLAFTVMLDAELEVLADACLGKVEDMVHEQIKQRFISSDKSALFNQMDVDKLSGLWSRISHLILPVAAEEKIEQQGCAERLKGESL, from the exons ATGGCAGAGATAAAAGTCGACAGTG ACAGAAACAAGGATGCTCTTTTAACAACCGTTCAGAGTGCAGAAGGCAGTTCAGACGAGGAAATGCATGAACATGACTCCTCCCTTACAGTTAATG AGAGGACTCAAGAGCCTATTGACACCCCTCTAAAAAATTGCCCGCATGGGGATGCCcctcactctcacacaaacacaagaacAGTGGATGATGGAGAGAAGGACAGTGAACAGGGAGAGAAAAAAGAAG ATGCAAATACAGACTCTACAGCGATTGGGCCATCTGGTGATTCTTTGtcaagtaaagaaaaaaaaagagaggatg ATACAGGATTAACAAAGACAGGCTTGACAATGGCCGACCCAACTGGTGATTTCTTGTCAAGTAGCAAAAGTAAAAGAGAGCACG AAACAAATCAAGATATTAAAGAGACCCCTCCAGACATTAAACAGCATGGGGACGGCTCTCTTTCTGAGCCAAACTCAAATACAGAAGTGGGcggaaagacaaaaaaacaag ACACAGAGAAGACTGAAGAGAGTCCAGATAGACTGCCAGATTCCAAGCAGCACAGTGACATCCTTCCCTCTGAGCCAACCACTGGAACAGAAGAAGACAAAAAGAAGAACAGTGAACACAGAGAGAGTAAAGAAG agccACTAAAGGATACTGCCGCCTCTGGACTTcaagaaaaacaaacacagagaacTGTCCCAAAGAATGACA AACCCTTATGGATCTATGCTACCTTTGGGGCCCTTCTGCTATCTGTAGTTTGTGCTGTGTTACATCAGTACAATCTTGATTTAACTCCACCTGTACAAAAAGAGTTTGATGTGGTGGATGTGTTCAATAAGGAGATGGAAAAAGTCAAGTCTAGCTTTCCAAATCAGCGCTCAGAGCTCTGGAGAAGGAGTCTTATTCATCTCAGACGCCATCtaaagtctgcccaccacactgAGCCTGTCAGCCTGATTTTAACATCTGGTTATGGGGCTGAAAGGACACTTGGGTGCCTAGCTCAACGCTTGGCTAAAGCATTTTCCACTGCCCTTAACTCTTCATACCAGGAAATTAATGGAAAAGGCACAGCGTCACAAGACAGTGATCAGGTCAAGCTGGAAGTTGATAGTGAACTGAGAGAAGCCTTTGAGAAAAACAAGAAAGCTGCGGTTATCCACCGCTTTGAGGAGTTTCCTCCTGGATCCACTCTCATCTTTTACCGTTATTGTGACCATGAAAATGCAGCATATAAAAATGTCTTCCTGGCCTTTACTGTTATGCTTGATGCAGAACTGGAAGTCCTAGCCGATGCCTGCCTAGGAAAAGTGGAGGACATGGTACATGAGCAAATAAAACAGAGGTTTATCTCCTCGGACAAGTCAGCTCTGTTTAATCAAATGGATGTAGACAAACTGAGTGGGCTCTGGAGCAGAATCTCTCACCTTATTTTGCCAGTGGCTGCAGAAGAGAAAATTGAACAGCAGGGCTGTGCTGAGAGGCTCAAGGGTGAATCGTTATGA
- the LOC127414605 gene encoding torsin-1A-interacting protein 2-like isoform X1 gives MAEIKVDSDRNKDALLTTVQSAEGSSDEEMHEHDSSLTVNERTQEPIDTPLKNCPHGDAPHSHTNTRTVDDGEKDSEQGEKKEDANTDSTAIGPSGDSLSSKEKKREDDTGLTKTGLTMADPTGDFLSSSKSKREHETNQDIKETPPDIKQHGDGSLSEPNSNNEVGRKTENEHEKKKQDTEKTEESPDRLPDSKQHSDILPSEPTTGTEEDKKKNSEHRESKEDTGLTKTGLTMADPTGDFLSSSKSKREHETNQDIKETPPDIKQHGDGSLSEPNSNTEVGGKTKKQDTEKTEESPDRLPDSKQHSDILPSEPTTGTEEDKKKNSEHRESKEEPLKDTAASGLQEKQTQRTVPKNDKPLWIYATFGALLLSVVCAVLHQYNLDLTPPVQKEFDVVDVFNKEMEKVKSSFPNQRSELWRRSLIHLRRHLKSAHHTEPVSLILTSGYGAERTLGCLAQRLAKAFSTALNSSYQEINGKGTASQDSDQVKLEVDSELREAFEKNKKAAVIHRFEEFPPGSTLIFYRYCDHENAAYKNVFLAFTVMLDAELEVLADACLGKVEDMVHEQIKQRFISSDKSALFNQMDVDKLSGLWSRISHLILPVAAEEKIEQQGCAERLKGESL, from the exons ATGGCAGAGATAAAAGTCGACAGTG ACAGAAACAAGGATGCTCTTTTAACAACCGTTCAGAGTGCAGAAGGCAGTTCAGACGAGGAAATGCATGAACATGACTCCTCCCTTACAGTTAATG AGAGGACTCAAGAGCCTATTGACACCCCTCTAAAAAATTGCCCGCATGGGGATGCCcctcactctcacacaaacacaagaacAGTGGATGATGGAGAGAAGGACAGTGAACAGGGAGAGAAAAAAGAAG ATGCAAATACAGACTCTACAGCGATTGGGCCATCTGGTGATTCTTTGtcaagtaaagaaaaaaaaagagaggatg ATACAGGATTAACAAAGACAGGCTTGACAATGGCCGACCCAACTGGTGATTTCTTGTCAAGTAGCAAAAGTAAAAGAGAGCACG AAACAAATCAAGATATTAAAGAGACCCCTCCAGACATTAAACAGCATGGGGACGGCTCTCTTTCTGAGCCAAACTCAAATAATGAAGTGGGCAGAAAGACTGAAAATGAACATGAGAAGAAAAAACAAG ACACAGAGAAGACTGAAGAGAGTCCAGATAGACTGCCAGATTCCAAGCAGCACAGTGACATCCTTCCCTCTGAGCCAACCACTGGAACAGAAGAAGACAAAAAGAAGAACAGTGAACACAGAGAGAGTAAAGAAG ATACAGGATTAACAAAGACAGGCTTGACAATGGCCGACCCAACTGGTGATTTCTTGTCAAGTAGCAAAAGTAAAAGAGAGCACG AAACAAATCAAGATATTAAAGAGACCCCTCCAGACATTAAACAGCATGGGGACGGCTCTCTTTCTGAGCCAAACTCAAATACAGAAGTGGGcggaaagacaaaaaaacaag ACACAGAGAAGACTGAAGAGAGTCCAGATAGACTGCCAGATTCCAAGCAGCACAGTGACATCCTTCCCTCTGAGCCAACCACTGGAACAGAAGAAGACAAAAAGAAGAACAGTGAACACAGAGAGAGTAAAGAAG agccACTAAAGGATACTGCCGCCTCTGGACTTcaagaaaaacaaacacagagaacTGTCCCAAAGAATGACA AACCCTTATGGATCTATGCTACCTTTGGGGCCCTTCTGCTATCTGTAGTTTGTGCTGTGTTACATCAGTACAATCTTGATTTAACTCCACCTGTACAAAAAGAGTTTGATGTGGTGGATGTGTTCAATAAGGAGATGGAAAAAGTCAAGTCTAGCTTTCCAAATCAGCGCTCAGAGCTCTGGAGAAGGAGTCTTATTCATCTCAGACGCCATCtaaagtctgcccaccacactgAGCCTGTCAGCCTGATTTTAACATCTGGTTATGGGGCTGAAAGGACACTTGGGTGCCTAGCTCAACGCTTGGCTAAAGCATTTTCCACTGCCCTTAACTCTTCATACCAGGAAATTAATGGAAAAGGCACAGCGTCACAAGACAGTGATCAGGTCAAGCTGGAAGTTGATAGTGAACTGAGAGAAGCCTTTGAGAAAAACAAGAAAGCTGCGGTTATCCACCGCTTTGAGGAGTTTCCTCCTGGATCCACTCTCATCTTTTACCGTTATTGTGACCATGAAAATGCAGCATATAAAAATGTCTTCCTGGCCTTTACTGTTATGCTTGATGCAGAACTGGAAGTCCTAGCCGATGCCTGCCTAGGAAAAGTGGAGGACATGGTACATGAGCAAATAAAACAGAGGTTTATCTCCTCGGACAAGTCAGCTCTGTTTAATCAAATGGATGTAGACAAACTGAGTGGGCTCTGGAGCAGAATCTCTCACCTTATTTTGCCAGTGGCTGCAGAAGAGAAAATTGAACAGCAGGGCTGTGCTGAGAGGCTCAAGGGTGAATCGTTATGA
- the LOC127414605 gene encoding torsin-1A-interacting protein 2-like isoform X3 — translation MAEIKVDSDRNKDALLTTVQSAEGSSDEEMHEHDSSLTVNERTQEPIDTPLKNCPHGDAPHSHTNTRTVDDGEKDSEQGEKKEDANTDSTAIGPSGDSLSSKEKKREDDTGLTKTGLTMADPTGDFLSSSKSKREHETNQDIKETPPDIKQHGDGSLSEPNSNNEVGRKTENEHEKKKQDTEKTEESPDRLPDSKQHSDILPSEPTTGTEEDKKKNSEHRESKEDTGLTKTGLTMADPTGDFLSSSKSKREHETNQDIKETPPDIKQHGDGSLSEPNSNTEVGGKTKKQDTEKTEESPDRLPDSKQHSDILPSEPTTGTEEDKKKNSEHREKPLKDTAASGLQEKQTQRTVPKNDKPLWIYATFGALLLSVVCAVLHQYNLDLTPPVQKEFDVVDVFNKEMEKVKSSFPNQRSELWRRSLIHLRRHLKSAHHTEPVSLILTSGYGAERTLGCLAQRLAKAFSTALNSSYQEINGKGTASQDSDQVKLEVDSELREAFEKNKKAAVIHRFEEFPPGSTLIFYRYCDHENAAYKNVFLAFTVMLDAELEVLADACLGKVEDMVHEQIKQRFISSDKSALFNQMDVDKLSGLWSRISHLILPVAAEEKIEQQGCAERLKGESL, via the exons ATGGCAGAGATAAAAGTCGACAGTG ACAGAAACAAGGATGCTCTTTTAACAACCGTTCAGAGTGCAGAAGGCAGTTCAGACGAGGAAATGCATGAACATGACTCCTCCCTTACAGTTAATG AGAGGACTCAAGAGCCTATTGACACCCCTCTAAAAAATTGCCCGCATGGGGATGCCcctcactctcacacaaacacaagaacAGTGGATGATGGAGAGAAGGACAGTGAACAGGGAGAGAAAAAAGAAG ATGCAAATACAGACTCTACAGCGATTGGGCCATCTGGTGATTCTTTGtcaagtaaagaaaaaaaaagagaggatg ATACAGGATTAACAAAGACAGGCTTGACAATGGCCGACCCAACTGGTGATTTCTTGTCAAGTAGCAAAAGTAAAAGAGAGCACG AAACAAATCAAGATATTAAAGAGACCCCTCCAGACATTAAACAGCATGGGGACGGCTCTCTTTCTGAGCCAAACTCAAATAATGAAGTGGGCAGAAAGACTGAAAATGAACATGAGAAGAAAAAACAAG ACACAGAGAAGACTGAAGAGAGTCCAGATAGACTGCCAGATTCCAAGCAGCACAGTGACATCCTTCCCTCTGAGCCAACCACTGGAACAGAAGAAGACAAAAAGAAGAACAGTGAACACAGAGAGAGTAAAGAAG ATACAGGATTAACAAAGACAGGCTTGACAATGGCCGACCCAACTGGTGATTTCTTGTCAAGTAGCAAAAGTAAAAGAGAGCACG AAACAAATCAAGATATTAAAGAGACCCCTCCAGACATTAAACAGCATGGGGACGGCTCTCTTTCTGAGCCAAACTCAAATACAGAAGTGGGcggaaagacaaaaaaacaag ACACAGAGAAGACTGAAGAGAGTCCAGATAGACTGCCAGATTCCAAGCAGCACAGTGACATCCTTCCCTCTGAGCCAACCACTGGAACAGAAGAAGACAAAAAGAAGAACAGTGAACACAGAGAGA agccACTAAAGGATACTGCCGCCTCTGGACTTcaagaaaaacaaacacagagaacTGTCCCAAAGAATGACA AACCCTTATGGATCTATGCTACCTTTGGGGCCCTTCTGCTATCTGTAGTTTGTGCTGTGTTACATCAGTACAATCTTGATTTAACTCCACCTGTACAAAAAGAGTTTGATGTGGTGGATGTGTTCAATAAGGAGATGGAAAAAGTCAAGTCTAGCTTTCCAAATCAGCGCTCAGAGCTCTGGAGAAGGAGTCTTATTCATCTCAGACGCCATCtaaagtctgcccaccacactgAGCCTGTCAGCCTGATTTTAACATCTGGTTATGGGGCTGAAAGGACACTTGGGTGCCTAGCTCAACGCTTGGCTAAAGCATTTTCCACTGCCCTTAACTCTTCATACCAGGAAATTAATGGAAAAGGCACAGCGTCACAAGACAGTGATCAGGTCAAGCTGGAAGTTGATAGTGAACTGAGAGAAGCCTTTGAGAAAAACAAGAAAGCTGCGGTTATCCACCGCTTTGAGGAGTTTCCTCCTGGATCCACTCTCATCTTTTACCGTTATTGTGACCATGAAAATGCAGCATATAAAAATGTCTTCCTGGCCTTTACTGTTATGCTTGATGCAGAACTGGAAGTCCTAGCCGATGCCTGCCTAGGAAAAGTGGAGGACATGGTACATGAGCAAATAAAACAGAGGTTTATCTCCTCGGACAAGTCAGCTCTGTTTAATCAAATGGATGTAGACAAACTGAGTGGGCTCTGGAGCAGAATCTCTCACCTTATTTTGCCAGTGGCTGCAGAAGAGAAAATTGAACAGCAGGGCTGTGCTGAGAGGCTCAAGGGTGAATCGTTATGA